Proteins from one Nitrospirota bacterium genomic window:
- a CDS encoding c-type cytochrome — protein MRKNRVKTFKGWTFGFLAMSVCAGVLLAGCGSETADVDLTTASVANGGLLYDKWWKVSKLTTTEPTDTHALYPADGKQKGADTWRCKECHGWDYKGKDGAYAKGSHFTGITGINAAAAKGASKVYDALRGKPNASHNFATVLSDAEVKDLTRFVLEGLYDSGGVVGSDKKATGGDATQGKTVYTTTMSCNNCHGDDGMKIEFHDEEYLGDLALDNPWEFLHKARFGNPGSTMPGTVPQSVSNDVLPNLLAYSQSLGAAWASASLKTGGLIYDKWWKVSKKTTTEPTGNHALYPSTGKQSGADTWRCKECHGWDYKGKDGAYSKGSHLTGIAGIIGAKDKTRVQIGDALKGVSVAGHTFSSLLSDEELASVTKFIKTGIIDMATYVDSSTKAGKGDSSNGKTLFDGKAQCSSCHGTDGKKMNLAHEPPEEEYIGDMANDNPWETLHKIRIGHPGATMPSGLQDNGLTDKETGDVLTYAQSLK, from the coding sequence ATGAGAAAAAACAGGGTCAAAACATTCAAAGGGTGGACCTTCGGCTTTCTGGCCATGTCCGTGTGTGCCGGAGTCCTGCTCGCAGGTTGCGGCAGCGAAACCGCTGACGTCGATCTCACCACGGCCAGCGTGGCCAACGGGGGCCTTCTCTACGACAAGTGGTGGAAGGTATCCAAACTGACCACGACCGAGCCCACGGACACCCATGCCCTTTATCCGGCCGATGGGAAACAGAAGGGAGCCGACACATGGCGGTGCAAGGAATGCCACGGCTGGGACTACAAGGGCAAAGACGGCGCCTACGCCAAGGGCAGCCATTTCACTGGCATAACGGGGATAAACGCGGCCGCCGCCAAGGGGGCAAGCAAGGTCTACGACGCCCTCCGTGGGAAACCCAATGCTTCCCACAATTTCGCGACGGTGTTGAGCGACGCCGAAGTGAAGGATCTGACCCGGTTCGTCCTGGAAGGTTTGTATGATTCCGGTGGCGTCGTGGGTTCGGACAAGAAGGCCACAGGCGGCGACGCGACTCAGGGCAAGACGGTCTACACGACTACCATGAGCTGCAACAACTGCCATGGGGATGACGGGATGAAGATCGAGTTCCATGACGAGGAATACCTCGGCGATCTCGCGCTCGACAATCCCTGGGAGTTTCTCCACAAGGCCCGTTTCGGGAACCCCGGCTCCACTATGCCCGGAACGGTTCCGCAGAGTGTGAGCAATGACGTGTTGCCGAACCTGCTGGCCTACTCGCAGTCGCTTGGAGCGGCGTGGGCCTCCGCGTCCCTGAAGACAGGCGGGCTCATCTACGACAAGTGGTGGAAAGTATCCAAGAAGACCACCACCGAGCCCACGGGCAATCACGCCTTGTATCCGTCGACCGGTAAGCAGAGCGGAGCCGACACGTGGCGCTGCAAGGAATGCCACGGCTGGGACTACAAGGGAAAGGACGGCGCCTATTCCAAGGGCAGCCACCTGACGGGTATCGCCGGTATCATCGGCGCAAAGGACAAAACCCGCGTGCAGATCGGCGACGCCCTGAAAGGTGTGTCCGTCGCCGGCCACACTTTTAGTTCACTGCTCAGCGATGAAGAGCTGGCATCGGTGACCAAATTCATCAAGACCGGGATCATCGATATGGCCACCTACGTTGATTCATCCACAAAAGCGGGAAAGGGCGACTCGTCCAACGGGAAAACACTGTTCGATGGCAAGGCGCAATGCTCAAGCTGCCACGGGACGGATGGCAAGAAGATGAACTTGGCCCACGAACCGCCCGAGGAGGAATACATCGGCGACATGGCGAAC